The following proteins are encoded in a genomic region of Phalacrocorax carbo chromosome 2, bPhaCar2.1, whole genome shotgun sequence:
- the EIF1B gene encoding eukaryotic translation initiation factor 1b, whose protein sequence is MSSIQNLQSFDPFADATKGDDLLPAGTEDYIHIRIQQRNGRKTLTTVQGIADDYDKKKLVKAFKKKFACNGTVIEHPEYGEVIQLQGDQRKNICQFLLEIGIVKEEQLKVHGF, encoded by the exons ATGTCATCTATCCAGAACCTCCAGTCCTTCG ACCCCTTTGCTGATGCAACAAAGGGCGACGACTTACTCCCGGCGGGGACTGAGGATTACATTCATATAAGGATCCAGCAACGAAACGGAAGAAAGACGCTGACAACTGTTCAAGGAATTGCAGATGATTATGACAAGAAGAAACTTGTGAAAGCTTTCAAAAAG AAATTTGCTTGTAATGGTACTGTTATTGAACATCCTGAATACGGTGAAGTTATCCAGCTTCAAGGTGACCAGAGGAAGAACATTTGCCAATTCCTCTTGGAG attGGCATTGTCAAGGAAGAACAACTGAAAGTTCATGGTTTCTAA